GCTCTTCAGTTGACCAAAAGTTCGTTCAGTTACCATCCTAGCACGGCTCAAGCGATAATTGAAATAACCCTGCTCAGGTGTAAGTTTTTCATTACCATATGGTTTCATCAACCATATTCGAAATGGAAACGCTGAATCTCCTAAAATCATTGGATAAACCTCAGTGTCtccaattgttttagtaatTGGTGGTATGATATTGTTTTCGGTAATATCATGCCACAGTTCAGTTGACTGAAAAATCACAGAATCATGTGAATTTCCAGGGAAACCAACGCTTGCCCAGATAAAGCGGTCCTGTGCATCAACAATTGCCATCATGACTATAGaataaaagtttttaaagttATGATATTCTTTACAGGCTTTCAGTCCACCTGGTGGACACTGAATAGGAATGTGACACCCATCTATAGCACCCCAGCAAGAAGGAAACTGCCATAACATTTCCATATCAACCATTTTCTCTTTGAAATTATGTACAGTAGTTGGAAAATAAGCTTGCACTGACTCTTTCCATAGGTTTCGTATTATTGCTTCACAAACTTCTTTGACAATGTTGTGAACAGTTGCCACACCAAGACCAAACAATTCAGCAATAGTATACAAATAGTCGCCTCGGCCAAGCCTGTAGAGACAAATGGCAAGCCTGCATTCAGGTGAAACAGGAATCTCTGTCACAGTATTTTTCTCAATATCGGGTCGAATACTCTTTAAAATGAAGTCAAATGTTTCTCTTGAAACTCTAAACGCCTTCTTGAATCTTCCTTCATCATATGTCGCCCAGACCAGTTCCCACCATCCTGTATTTCTGATACTGCGACGACAACTGCGATGACGCTGAATATCGTCACTTTCCACTGATTGAAACAACAGACAAATCCATAAACACAGTCGAGCAAGAAACCTTTTCCTTAACACAACCAGTGTCAACATTCGACGTCGGAGCTCTCTCCTCCGCTGTCTTTCTCTAGAGATTTTCTCCAACAATAAAGCTTTCGTATTAAACCTCGCCATTTCGTTTTGGTTTTCCCGCCTAGTAAATCTGCGCGTTTCATGCGTTTTTTAAATTCGCCGCTGGTCAGATAAATGCGGAAGGCTTGGGCAAAATATTAAATTCGTCTTATTAATTTCGACGTCTAAAACGCCCGTCGACTAATCGTCGACTGATCGACGAAtttaatttgaattaaattcgtcTGAATTAAATTCAAGGTATAAACTAGGCCTTAGTAGCCCTCCGAACCTGAATTTGGGTTCAACTAAATGACGATTTTATTAAAATCTTAAAAATACAAGGCAGcttttattcttttcaatttgtgttattgtaaatatttccttttaaatagataatttgtgcatttttgagatttttgtttatttttttaaaaaaaagttttaccTATTGGAGTGTTTGCACAAACTTATTAAACACAGTTCTATATCACTAAACTGCCTGACACTAAACTAAACTACAAAGAATATTTATTCCTATCAATTAATTGACATTACATGTAGATTTTATCAAATATTTTGTCTCTTGCTCTTGTTTTATGCTTGTGTAAATCCTTATTCAGCGTGAATGAACCATGAAATATCACTGGAAGCATGTTATTAATGTATCGGAACataatataaaattagacaaaggttacttacctgtaggataattgtgattctctgagtataaagcggagcaccagggattcagattgcattcttTCACGGCTAGTCAACAGGTCATCACggtttaaagatcattgttatgcaaatcagaaccgCATATAAAGGCCCATGTGGTCTTCACAAGTCGTCTTTTGAGCGGGCAATACCTGAAACAAAGGATGCGCGAGGGGCAACCCAAAGGGAGGGCAATAAAGAGCTGGGAGGGatctgaatccctggtgctccgcattatactcagagaatcacaattatcctacaggtaagtaaactttgtctaattttatattctctttcgtataatgctccgccctgcgggattcagattgcataATTCAAAGTAGACTCCCGAGCGCAATATACAGCACCAAACGATGAATGCTTCTCCAGAGAGCACTTTATTCGTGAGACAAAGACACAGCGTCAGTCTGAAAGACTACAGTGTGAGAACAGCCTGGGTAAATTGGCCAACAGAAGATGTTTCTCTTTGATAGAACTTGGCAAAAGTGCCAGCGTTTTTCCAGTCAGCTGCCTTCAAAATAACATCTAAGGGTACTCCCAAACTGACTGCCTTCGAAGTCGAAGCTCCTCTGAAACTGTGACCCTTAAAAATACTAGTATCAATTCCAGCTAACGACAAAACAGCTTTAAGCCATCTTGCGAGAGTTGCAGATGAAACTACTTTGTACGGCTTACCATACGAAACAAAAACTTGTGAAGAGTTAAGTGACTGTCTTATGCTTGCAGTCCTAGCAACATAATGTAACAAAGTCGAATAAGCACAAAGCTTTTCATTCTCGGGAAAAGCTGGCAATGAAACCATCAAAGAAGACTTCCCAGGTCTGGATTACTTCAAGAGGCTATTAACTACAAATTGGGTACCAGTGGCAGTTGAATTCATAAAATCTATACTTAATGCCGACAACGTTTGGCTTCTTTGAGCCGAAACTAGGGCCACTAAAGCGACTGTTTTAAGTGTTAACTGCTTAAGTTCTAAGACTGACAGAGGAAACCATGACTCtaaaaaagtcaacaaaacaTTAACATCCCAGATAAAACTATACCTGGGCTCAGGGGGACGGATATGGAACATCCCCTTAAGTAAGCGAGCAATAATAGGGTGCTCGCTCACAGAATATCCATCTACAGGTAATAACATAGAGGAAAGTGAAGATCTCTAAGAATTAATTGTTCTATATGACTTTTTAGAGTCCTCAAATTGTTCCGTGAGAAAATCGCAAACTGTTCCTAGATCTGCTTGAAGAGGATTTCTCTGTTTCCTATCACACCAGCAACAAAAACTTTTCCAAGCCGCTGAGTACTGCTTTTCTGTTCCTGGACGCCATGACTTGAGCACAGAGGTGGCTGCCCTTGGAAAAATTCCTCTGACCTGTAGGTTATCTCGGATATATACCACGCGGCTAGGCGCATTAAATCTTTGAGAAGGTGAAGAAAATCCTCCTGAGGCAGAGTTAGGAGCTCGTCCCACTGGGGTCGAAGAATAGGACGCTGGACCAATAATTGGAGGAGCGGTAGGTACCAATGTGCTGTTGGCCCCCAAGGTGCTATGACTAGAGCATCTGGAACTTCCTCCACCTTGAGCTTCGTTAGGATTCTGCCTAAGAAACTGAATGGAGGGAAAACATAAGGTTTGAATTCCCTCcagcaaaaagaaaaggcaTTTACAGCCCAGGCTCCTGGATCCGGGCACCATGAAACATAAACGCTCGTTTGAAAATTGAGGCGCGATGCAAACAAATCTATACCTGGgacaaaattgaatttgaaatttgaaatccaCTTGAACACGGTTGGATGAAGTTTCCACTCAAGGTTTCGATTATTCTGCCGAGAAAGTGAATCAGCCTGTAAATTTGAACTACCTGGAATATAAAATGCCTCTAGCACACAGTGATGTGCAAAGCACCATTCCCAAATAGATCTGGAAACTGTATGGAGGCGAGGAACCATTCCTCCCAAATTGTTAATATATGTTACAGCAGTGCTATTGTCACAAAAGACTTCAGCACAAAATAACCGCCTTAGAGCTTCTCGGGCTGTCTATGTAACCTGTCACCCTCATATGGTTTACAGGAATGCCTAAATCAACGAAACGCTCCGCAATTTCCTCATGTATTCCGTACGGTGCTCCAACAAATAAAGGCGAGTGTTAGACAAGGCAGAtcttgatgcaatgtcaaatcccTCTAACTCAAAATCTTCAGCCAAAAACCAAAACACTGTGCTGTTTTCCTTCGACAGGAACTTCTTGAACACTGGAGAAGTCAACGAAAATACCAGGAGTGAACAAAAAACATCTTTC
This genomic stretch from Acropora muricata isolate sample 2 chromosome 5, ASM3666990v1, whole genome shotgun sequence harbors:
- the LOC136916659 gene encoding uncharacterized protein — encoded protein: MARFNTKALLLEKISRERQRRRELRRRMLTLVVLRKRFLARLCLWICLLFQSVESDDIQRHRSCRRSIRNTGWWELVWATYDEGRFKKAFRVSRETFDFILKSIRPDIEKNTVTEIPVSPECRLAICLYRLGRGDYLYTIAELFGLGVATVHNIVKEVCEAIIRNLWKESVQAYFPTTVHNFKEKMVDMEMLWQFPSCWGAIDGCHIPIQCPPGGLKACKEYHNFKNFYSIVMMAIVDAQDRFIWASVGFPGNSHDSVIFQSTELWHDITENNIIPPITKTIGDTEVYPMILGDSAFPFRIWLMKPYGNEKLTPEQGYFNYRLSRARMVTERTFGQLKSRWRVLYRKLECQPDAVKLAALTCIVLHNICIAANDTLPPQLDLTTDPFTQKRRSRDEIRELLFMRNCTKTRDSSRVAGGIREALTKNLWQEQV